Genomic window (Aminivibrio pyruvatiphilus):
CTGCTGGATATAGTAATTGCCGGAGAAGCTCATGAGCATACATGGGCAGACTCCCGGAGCAACGGGCTCGGTGATCATGATTTCATGCCGTTCCGCCCAGTTGGGGATTTCAATCCCCGCCATGCGGGCGATGAACTGGGCGTAGGCGCCTGCGCAGTTTATCACCACGGGGGCATGGAGTGTGCCCCTGTCGGTTTCAACACCCCGGACCACGTTGTTTTCCACGAGAATGCCGGTGCATGTGGTATGCCTGTGGCAGGTGACGCCGAGACGCTTTGCCGCTTCAAGGTAGGCGAAGGTTGTAAGGAAGGGGTCCGCGTGACCGTCCCTTCCATGGAAAAAGAAACCTACGGCGTCGTCGGCGGCAAGTCCCGGGCAGATTCCTCTGGCTTCCTGCAGGTTTATCTGCCGCGACTTGATCCCAAGGGAGTTCTGGAGTTCCATTCCCTTCCTGAGGGTCTCCAGTTCTTTTTCGTTATAGGCCACGAGCAGGTAGCCGCCCTGATTGAGCCCGACCGACATCCCCAGCTCCTGGTCAAGCTGCTCGAAAATGTCAAGGGCGGCAATGCCGAGGCGGCAGTTCATTTCCGTTCCCCATTGTGCCCGTATTCCTGCCCCGCATCGACCGGTGGAACCACCGCAGATGGTGCCCTTTTCTATGAGAACGATGTCTTTCACGCCGTTCAGGGCAAGATAATAGGCTGTAGATACGCCGATAATTCCGCCACCTATGATGACAACGTCGGCGGTGTTCTTCCATTCCATCATTCTTCACCCTCCTCTGCGAGCAAACCGATCCTGATTGGTTTTGCAGGAGGTCGAACGGTTGCCGGTTCTACTTCGGTGATTGACTTTCCCGTTTTTTTCGCAATCTCTCTCATGAGGATATCCTGGCAGCCTCTGCCCTGGCATGGGCCCATGCCGACCCGGAGAACCCTCTTGAGTTCTTCCACGGAGTCATATCCCCTGTCGATCCACTCGTGGATCTCCTCGAGGGTAACTTCCTCGCAGCGGCATACGTAAATCTCTTCAGATCCCGGATGTTCCTTCTGCATGGTCATTTCACCGCCCTGATTGTCCGGAATTCGTCCACTACTTCTTTTGGAGCCGAAACATGGATGACATAGGTCCTGTCCTTTTTGGGTTGTGTCACGTTTTCCACGGTGCCTTCCGCAATGCATTCCCCTATTCGGTTCAGGCACTGGACTTTCTGCCCCTTTTCCGGAAGGGGCAGCATCTCGTAGGGAAGTTTGAAAAGAGCTTTGTCTTCGGAAAAAGTGAGATCGATAACGAAGCACGCCAGACCCGGACAGGATGCTACACAGAGGGTGCATCCAGTGCACAGCGAATGATCAACCGTCGGGGTGTCGTTGATGTCGGCAAAGGGACGGATCGCTCCGGTAGGACAGCTGGTATGGCACGGATTGCAGGGAATGCGCTGGGGACATTCGACGATTACGACTCCTCCTTTTTTCGATTCCCAGAGTTTGCGGTCCGGCAGGACGGCACCTTCCCGTTCGCCGGTGAGGACACCGCTGTTGAAGAGGTCGAGAGCGTCAGCCATTGGAAACATCCTCCCATCTGTTGACAAGCACGCATTCGAGTCCCTGGCATATACGTGCCCCTGCCTCTCCTGACCTGAGAGCCTGGAGACGTCCCCAATATTCGTCAAGCTTACCGTGTTCGGTGGGGTATCCAAGATCTGAAGCCGCCGAAAGGCCGGCTATTCTCCCTTCGACCATGGCGGCGCTTGCCTCTTCGATGCCGCTTGCGTCACCTGCGGTGAAAAAATCGGGGTTGGAGGTTTTCATCGTTCTGTCCCGCTGTGCAACAAGGCCGCACAACTGGGGAACATACATCATTTTGCATCCGGCCTGGGAGAGAATCTCCGTGGTCGGGGAGAGACCGACAGCTATGCAGATGATGTCACAGTCCACGTACTTTTTTTCTCCCACCGGCTCGAAACGGTCATTGAGTGCCGTGATGTACGCTCCCGTGATGACCTGCTCCCCCACGGCTTTTCTGATGGAGTGGCGCAGAAGGATGGGGACGCCCATCCGACGGATTTTTGCTGCGTGGACCCAGTAGCCGCCAACCCGGGGTGCGGCTTCGACAACGGCGGCGACTTCAACGCCTGCCTGCATGAGCTGATAACTCACAATAAGGCCGATATTGCCCGCTCCGACCATGAGAACCCGTTTCCCGGGAACAACCCCGTAGACGTTCATAAGGGTCTGAACGGCTCCTGCACCGTAAACGCCGGGAAGGTCATTGTTTGGAAACGGAATGAGCCGTTCCTGGGCGCCTGTAGCCACTATTGTTTTTTTAGCTTTGATATGGAAGTATTTTTCTTCTCCCCGCATGGCGGTGAAGGTGCCGTCTTCTGAATAGAAGCCTGTGATGGTGGTATTGGTGTGGATTTCAACGTTTTCCCTGCAGGAATCAATTTCGTTCAAAAGGATGTTCGCGATTTTGAACCCCCTGGTTCCCGCATATTCGTCCTTGCTGCCGAAGAATTTATGGGTCTGTTTTACGAGCTGTCCTCCCAGATGAAGATCGCTTTCCGCCACCATGACTTTTGCACCTGCCGCCGCCGCTTCTGCTGCCGCGCTGAGGCCCGCCGCTCCTCCGCCGATAACGAGAATTTCTGTCGAGAGAGTTTTCATGGCCTCATCCTCATTCCGCTGTCTCGGGTACGAAGCCCTTGCCGTGCTGGGTTTCCACCTTCATGCCTGGTTTTAGGGGAGTTATGCATGTCCTGACGTTCGGAACACCGTCCACCACCATGAAACAGCTGCTGCATTTTCCGATGGCGCAGAAAAAACCCCGGGGTCTGTGCATTTCAGCCGTTTCTCGGTAGACTCTAACCCTGTTCGCATGAAGGGCCATGGCGATGGGCTCCCCTTCATATCCTTCCATTTCCCTTCCGTCGAAGAAAAAACGTACCTTTTCTCCCCTAGGGAAATCAAGGATCGGATGTTCCTCGATCAAATCCATGGTCCCGCGGCCTCCTCCCGGATTACTTTTCTCATCCAAGCCTGTTTTCCTCCTTCCAAGCATGACTCGATTTCACAACACGGTACATGGCCTGTTGCGGAAAAACTATTGGAATCAGGAGCACAAATGGCTGTTTTTGAAGGACATGAAGTGATGGGCAGCACTATCCCCTCCGGAGAAAATGGGTCACGGAGAATGCTTTTGTGTGTTCAATTGTGTTCCGGGAATCCCAATTTGTCAAGGATATGTTGAAATTTTGGGCACATTCAACTTTTTCACAAATGGTTCGTAAGGCTTTTTCGTGAACAGGGTTTTTTCTGCAAAAGGTCGGTTTTTTTGCTCCGGAGGAAAATTTGAAATAGAATAGAAGCAGTTTTTCCCGAGAGTACGATGATTTTTTTGAAAGAGGTGATCGGGTATGTTTCTTATGAACAGCGGCCACATGCTTTCCTGTTTCTCTTTTCCCGGGTTGATGGATGCCGCAGAAGAGGCCATGAAAGCGGCCGGCCGGGAGAAGGACGGATCCATAACAGTACCCCTGAGAACCGCTGTCAACAGAGGAAAGAATTCTCTCCTGCTCATGCCCTGTCTTGCGGATGATCTCTGGGGGCTGAAAGCTCTCACGATTTTTCCCGACAACCCTGTACGCTCACGGCCTTTTCTGAACGGGCTGGTACTCCTTTTCGACGGGGCGGACGGGACTCCTCTTGCGCTTTTTGACGGGAGAACGCTGACGGCCCTGAGAACGGGTTCGGTGGGAGGGGCCGCTGTACGCGCCCTTGCGGGAAAGGATGTGCGGTCCCTTGGCCTAGCCGGAGCGGGTGTCCAGGGATACTGGCAGGTCCGTTTCGCCTGCGAGGCCCGATCCTTTTCAGAGGTTCGAATCTATGATGCCGTCCCGGAGAGTGCGGAAAGGACTGCTGAAAGGCTCGGAAAAGATCTGCCCGAAATCAGCGTGTTGCCCTGCAGAGATGCCGCGGAGCTTGCTCTTGCTTCCGATGTGATCATTACCGCCACAACGGCGAAACAGCCGGTTTTTCCTGATGACAGGCGTCTCTTTTCGGGAGGGAAATGCATCATCGGCATCGGTTCCTATACTCCGGAGATTCGGGAATATCCCGATGCCCTTTTCGCGGAAGCGGAGCAGGTTTATGTGGATACTGAGCATGCCCTTTCGGAAACGGGAGACCTCATCAACCCCCTTTCCAGGGGAGTATTTTCGAAAGAAATCATCCGTCCACTTTCTGATCTCCTTCTTGCCGGGAAGAAGGAAACAGCAGGCACCGGCACTGTCTTTTTCAAATCCGTCGGGCTTTCGGTGTTTGATCTTTATGCTGCGAAAACCTTGCTTGAGAGGGGAAAAATGACCGGAAACGGAATCGATTTCGATCTGTAGTACGTGCCGAATGACCGGGGAACGCCCGCCCCTGAACCGGCGGCCGTTCCCCGTCTTGAAGGAGTTCAGTGAACCGCTGCGGCATCGAATGATTTTTTCAGGACTGGGGCCCCCATTTCCTTGCCCATTCGAACATTCCCACGGCACACGCAACGCTTGCGTTCAAAGAGCCGGTTTCTCCCGTAAGGGGGATTCGGACGATTTCGTCGCAGGTATCGGATACGAGCCTGGACAGGCCTTCACCTTCGGCACCCACTATAAGGGCGGTTCTTTCCGGCATGGGCTCGGACCAGAGGGAACGGCCGGCCCTGTTATCAAGACCGATGGTCCAGAAGCCGGCCTCCTGGAGCTCTTTTACCGTCTGGGAGACATTGTTTATCCCCACCATGGGCAGGCGCAGTGCAGCGCCGGCGCTGACCTTGACCACAGTGCCCCCGGGGAGGGCTCCCCTGCGCTTGGGAAAGAGAACTCCTTTCGCACCGCACGCTTCAGCAGTGCGGGCTACGGCGCCGAGGTTATGAGGATCCTGGACGTGGTCGAGGACGACCACGAGGAGAGGGCCGGCGGAAGGGAGGGAAGAGAAGAAATCCCCGAGATCGGCCATGGAAACCTCACTGCTTCGGCAGGCGACACCCTGGTGATTCACCGGCCCGCAAATCTCGGAAAGAACCTCGGGTGTGACGACCTGAACCACCACACCTCCTTTTTCCGCCAGGGTTTTCACCTGCCGGGAAAAGGAATCGCTCACATTCTTCCCGAGGAAAACTTTCTGAACCCTGTCGGGAGACTCTTTTAAAAGCTGGAGTACGACCTGCCTCCCCCAGTTGAGGTCTTCGCTTCTCTTTTTTTCAAAACGGGGTGCGGCGGAACCGGTTTCTTTTCCGAACCTCCTGCCTGCGGGTCTTTTCCCATCTTTTCTTTCTATTCTATCCACTTTTCTTCATCCTTTCGCTGATTTGATCGGAATACTCCCGGAGAAACCGGGCTGTATACCCCTTGGAAGAGTGCATGAGATCTTCCGGTGTGCCTGCCGCGACGAGCCGCCCTCCTCCGTTTCCTCCCTCCGGGCCGAGGTCGATAATATAATCTGCGGACATCAGAACGTCCAGGTTGTGTTCGATGAGAATGACCGTGTTTCCCTGGTCAACGATCTTGTTCACGATGACCAGGAGTTTTTCCACGTCCGTGTAATAAAGGCCGGTGGTCGGTTCATCAAGAAGGTACAGGGTCGGTCCAGAAAATTTCTTGCTCAGTTCCTTGGACAATTTCACTCTCTGGGCCTCCCCTCCGCTGAGGGTGAGGGCCGACTGCCCGAGCCGGATATATCCGAGTCCCGCTTCGGCAATGAGGTTCAGCTTGGAGGCAATTCTCGGAATGTCCCTGAAGAACTGCAGGGCCTCATCCACCGTCATGTCCAGTACATCGGAGATGGATTTCCCCTTGAACTTCACCTCGAGGGTTTCCCTGTTGTATCTTTTGCCGCCGCAGACCTCGCAGGGCACGTACACGTCGGGAAGAAAGAGCATGGAAACCTTGGTGGACCCGCCGCCGCCGCACGCTTCGCACCGCCCTCCCCTCACGTTGAAGCTGAATCTGCCGGGGAGATATCCCCTCAGCTTCGCTTCGGGGAGCTCCGCAAAGAGCTCCCGGATGAGGGTGAACAGTCCCGTGTAGGTGGCCGGGTTCGATCGGGGAGTCCTTCCGATGGGGCTCTGGTCCACTAGGATGATGTTCCGGAAATTTTCCCACCCGTCGATGTTTTTGTGGTTTCCCGCCCGCTCGCGGAAATCCCTGTCCAGGTACCGCCTCATCCCCTTGTAGAGCACGTCATGGATGAGGCTGCTCTTTCCCGACCCTGAAACGCCTGTTACGGTGATGAAGAGCCCCGTGGGAAACTCCACATCGATGCCTTTCAGATTGTTGTGCCGGGCTCCTTTTACCGTCAGGCTGCCTTTGGGTCTCCTTCTCTCCTTCGGCCGGACGATGCCGTTGCATTCTCCCCGCAGGTAAGGGCCTGTCAGGAAAGGCGACCGGAACGCCTCTTCATACTCCCCGGAGAAAACGATATTTCCTCCTCCGTCACCCGCCCCCGGCCCCATCTCGATGATCGAGTCCGCGGCCATCATGGTTTCCCTGTCATGTTCAACCACCACGACGGTGTTGCCGAGGTCGCGGATTGATTCCAGGGTCCTGACGAGCTTCTCGGTATCCCTTGAATGAAGGCCGATGGTAGGTTCGTCCAGCACGTACAGGACACCGCTCAGTTTCGATCCTATCTGAGTGGCAAGCCGGATTCGCTGGCTTTCTCCCCCGCTGAGCGTGTCGGCTCTCCGAATAAGGGAGAGGTAGCCCACTCCCACGTCGGTGAGGAAATTGAGCCGTTTTCTCGTTTCGAGAAGGACCTGGTGCACGATGTGCTCCTCGCCGGATGAAAAAGAGATGTTTTCGAGGATATGACACAGTTCGTCGATGGGCATGGAAACAAAATCCCCAATGCCGTAGTTCCGGACTTTCACACTCAGCGCTTCAGGTTTGAGCCTCAGTCCCCCGCAGGTTTTGCACTCGTCGTCCACCCGGTATGTAGCCAGCTCCTCGATGACGGCTTCGGATTCAGTCTCCTTCCACCTGGCGTCAAGCCATGGGATGAGTCCTTCGTAGCGCCCCATGTAGGAACGCTCTTCTCCGCCGTCACGGAACATCAGGGGAATGCGTTCATCCGATCCCCTGAGAATAAACTCTTTTATATTCCCCGGGAGCTTGCCGTAGACTCCCGAGAGATCCCATCCCTTTTTCGCCGCGAACTTTTCCAGTTTTGTCAGCATGTAATGTTTTTTCTTCCATGGAAGAATAGCCCCTTCGGAGAGGGATCTTTCAGGATCGATGGCCAGATCTTCCGAAAAGAACTGGTGGCTTCCTATTCCGGAACAGTCCGGGCAGGCCCCGTAGGGGTTGTTGAAGGAAAAAAGCCTTGGTTCGATTTCGGGCAGTGAAATGTCGCAGGAAGGGCATGTGTAATTTTCCGTGAGCAGTTTTTCCTCTCCCGTTTCAGGAACGGCCACCACGTAACCTCCGCTGAGGGAGAGTGCATTCTCCACGGCTTCGGCAATTCTGCCCCGCCTGTCTTCCTGAATCCGAAGCCTGTCGACTATGACCTCGATGGTATGGCGCCTGTTCTTGTCGAGGGAGATTTCTTCTTCCAACCAGAGAACGGCGCCGTCGACCCTGACACGAAGAAAGCCCTTGTCCCGGGTCTGGGAAAGCAGGTTTCTGTATTCTCCTTTTTTGCCCCTCACCAGGGGAGCGAGAATTTCAACCCTCTCCTCCGGAAAACTGCGGAAGAGGATGTCCACAATTTCATCGAGAGAATAACGCATGACTTCCTTTCCGCATGAGGGACAATGGGGTTTGCCCACCCTGGCGAAAATCAGGCGGAGAAAGTCGTAAATTTCCGTGACGGTTCCGACGATGGAACGGGGGTTGTGGGACACCCCCTTCTGTTCGATGGAAATGGCCGGAGAGAGCCCCGAAATGTCGTCCACATCCGGTTTGTTCTGGATACCAAGAAACTGTCTTGCGTAAACGGAAAGAGATTCGACATACCTGCGCTGTCCCTCGGCGTAGAGAGTGTCGAAGGCGAGGGACGACTTGCCTGATCCCGAAGGGCCTGTGATGACCACAAGCTTGTTTTTCGGGATATCAACGTCGATGTTTTTTAGATTGTGTTCTCTTGCTCCTTTGATTTGAATCCATTGCAACACGGTTCAATTCCTTCCCTTCCAGAGAAGCGAGCGTGTCCCTGAGCCGGGCCGCCTTCTCGAAATCAAGCCGTTCAACGGCCTGCCACATCATCTTTTCAAGTTCTGCCGGAGAAAAACCTTCCAGGGTATCCTTTTCCTTTTTTCGGAGATATCCTGAACCTGCGTCGGCCATGAGCTCTTCGGGCAGGAGGGATATGACGTCTTTCCTGATCGAAGCCGGCGTTATCCCATGGTCTTCATTGTACTTCGTCTGCAGCGCCCTTCTCCGTGCGGTCTCGGCGGTAGCGTTCCGGATGCTGTCGGTGATGTCGTCAGCGTAGAGTATAACCTTTCCCGCTGTATTTCTCGCCGCCCTGCCCATCATCTGGATGAGGGAGCGCTCGGAACGGAGAAAGCCCTCCCTGTCGGCATCGAGAATGGCAACAAGGGAAACCTCCGGAAGGTCCATTCCCTCGCGGAGAAGGTTGATTCCCACGAGGACTGAAATGTCTCCGTTCCTGAGATCCCGGATGAGTTCCGCCCTTTCGAAGGTGTTGAGTTCAGAGTGAATGTACTTGACCTTGAACTGAAGGTCGGCAAGGTACTCCGCAAGGTCTTCCGATGATTTTTTCGTCAGGGTGGTTACCAGGGCTCTTTCTCCTCTGGAGGCAATCTCCCTGAGCCGCCCGATGAGATCGTCCACCTGGCCGCTTGCAGGAAGGATCTCCACTTCGGGGTCGAGGACGCCGGTGGGACGGATGAGCTGCTCCACCACATTGTCGGATACCCTGAACTCGTAGTCGCCGGGGGTGGCGGTGACGAAAACGGCCTGTCTCATATATTTCTCGAATTCGGCCCATTCCAGCGGTCTGTTGTCAAGGCAGGAAGGAAGGCGGAACCCGTTTTCCACCAGGGTCAGCTTCCGGGCGCGGTCACCGTTGAACATTCCCCTGACCTGGGGAAGGGTTATGTGGGATTCATCCACCACAAGAAGGAAATCGGAGGGAAAGAAATCAAGCAGTGTTCCTGGAGGTTCTCCCGGATTCCTGCCGTCCAGATACCTCGAGTAATTCTCAATTCCCGAGCAGTATCCCGTTTCCATAAGCATTTCCATGTCGTACTGGGTTCTCATCCTGATGCGCTGCGCTTCGAGAAACTTGCCCTGTTTTTCGAATGCGGAAGCCTGTTCTTCCAATTCGGAACGAATGGGCTCGATGGACCGGTCGATGGCATCCCTGTCGGTGACGTAATGCTGGGCCGGGAAAATTGAAGCGTGAGCAAGACTTTCCTTTACCTTTCCCGAAACGGGATCAAACTCATCTATTCTTTCTATTTCGTCGTCGAAAAAACATATCCGGAGAGCCGTCTCTCCGTAGGCGGGAAAAATTTCGATGATGTCTCCCCTGGCGCGGAAACTGCCATGTTCCACCACGAAGTCGTTTCTCTCGTAGTAGTTTTCCAGTAGTTTTTCCATGAAAGCCCGACGTTCCCACCGGTCCCCAACGGAGAAGGGAAAAATGACCTTTTCGTAGGTTTCCTTCCGACCGAGTCCGTAGATACAGGAGACGCTTGCAACGACGATGACATCCCGCCGTTCGATCAGCGCCTTGGTTGCTGCCAGCCGAAGCCGTTCTATCCTGTCGTTGACCGAAGCGTCTTTCTCTATGTAGGTATCTGTCGCCGGGACATAGGCTTCCGGCTGGTAATAGTCGTAGTAGCTGACGAAGTAATGAACAGCATTATGGGGGAAAAAACCCTTGAATTCACTGTAAAGCTGGGCCGCAAGAGTTTTGTTGTGGGCGAGCACCAGAACGGGCCTGCACGCATGGGCGATCACGTTGGCAACCGTGAAGGTTTTTCCGCTTCCGGTTACCCCGAGAAGAGTCTGGAAACGTCTGTTTTCCGCGATACCGGCGGAAAGCCGGCGTATGGCCTCAGGCTGGTCACCTGAAGGAGCCCAGTCCGAAACCAGGTGGAATTTCCTGTCTTCAGTTTTCATTCACGTTCCGGTCCCCCTCCCGCTGAGCCTGAAAAGAAAAAGGGAACCGGGAAAACTCCCGGCTCCTCTTTTTGCCTTTTCCTGCCGAAGCTAATCTGCAGGAGCTTCTCCAAGGATGTTCGGGCTTCGGCTTTCTTCCGCCGTCTCTTCCGGAGTTTTTCGCCCTTCTTTAACCTCTTCTGCCGGTGAAGGGGTCTTTTCTTCTTTTTCTTCCATGCCGAGCAGAAGGGTCAGTTCCTTTCCTTCAATGACTTCCTTTTCAAGAAGTACCTGGGCGACCATCGTCATCTCTTCTGCGTTTTCAGCCAGCAGATGATGGACTCTGCCATAGCAGGAATCGATGATCTTCTTCACTTCCTGGTCTATGGCATAGGCCACTTCGTCGCTGTAGTTCCGGTCCTCTCCGATGTCCCTGCCGAGGAACACCTCCTGGTGCTTGTGACCGAGCTTGACGAGCCCGAGTTTCTCACTCATTCCGAATTCGGTGACCATTTGCCTGGCAATCTGCGTGGCCCGTTCCAGGTCGTTGCTCGCGCCTGTGGTGACGTCCCCGAACTGAAGCTCTTCTGCCACTCTTCCCCCGAGAAGAACGCAGATCTTGTCAAGGAGGCCGGAGCGGGACATGAGGAAACGATCCTCCTCCGGAAGCTGAAGAGTGTACCCGAGAGCCATGTTACCTCTCGGAATGATGGAAATCTTGTGCACCGGGTCGCAGGACGGTATCAGTTTTGCTACAAGGGCGTGCCCGGTTTCGTGGTACGCGATGATCTTCTTTTCTTTGTCGCTCACGAGGCGGCTCTTGCGCTCGGGACCGGCGATGACCCTGTCGATTCCTTCCTCGAAGTTCTTCATGGTGATTTCTTTGTCTCCGTTCCTTGCCGAGAGCAGAGCTGCCTCGTTCACGAGGTTCGCAAGGTCGGCGCCCACAAAACCGGGTGTCCTGCGTGCGAGGACTTCAAGGTCCACATCGGAAGCGAGCTTCTTTTCCCGGACATGAACCTCGAGAATAGCTTCCCGTCCCTTGACGTCCGGACGGTCGACGACGATGTGGCGGTCGAACCTTCCCGGACGGAGAAGGGCCGGGTCGAGGATGTCGGGCCTGTTCGTGGCCGCGATGAGAATAATGCCCGTGGATTCGTCAAACCCGTCAAGCTCGACGAGAAGCTGGTTCAGCGTCTGCTCCCGTTCGTCGTGGCCTCCGCCGAGACCGGCGCCGCGCTGCCTTCCAACGGCATCCATCTCATCGATGAAAATAATGCACGGCTGGTATTTCCGGGCCTGTTCAAAGAGATCCCGAACCCTTGCTGCACCCACACCAACGAACATCTCGACGAAGTCCGAACCGCTGACGCTGAAGAAGGGGACATCGGCCTCCCCCGCCGCTGCCCGGGCAAGAAGGGTTTTTCCCGTTCCCGGGGGTCCAAGGAGAAGGATGCCCCTGGGAACCTTTGCCCCGAGGGCTGTGAACCTGCTGGGATCCTTGAGGTAGTACACGACCTCGGAGAGTTCTTCCTTTGATTCCTCGCATCCGGCGACATCGTTGAAGGTCACCTTCGGTCGGTTGTCGAGAAAGAGCTTGGCCTTGCTTTTCGCAAAGTTCATCACCTTGCCGCCGCCGCCCTGCATGTTGTAGAGGAAGAAGATCCAGACACCAATGAGCAGCAGCGTCGGGAACAGGGAAGAAAGCATGTTAGCCCACCATGGAGTCTTCTGCGGAGGTTCCACCTCCACGTTTACTCCTTTCTGGGCGACTTCCTTGGCCAGATCCCCTATGCCGACTACATAGCTAACGAATTCCCTGCCGTCGGTGAACTTTCCCTTGATGGAATTTTCCCGGACGGTGACGGACGTGATTCTCCCTGAGGAGACTTCCGAAAGGAATGTGCTGTACCCGATCTCCTGGATTTGCTGGGGACCCTGGGTGGGAGAAAGAAAAACGTTCACGAGGCTCACAACGAGCACTATAAGAATAAGATACAACCCGAGATTTTTTACCAATCGGCCCAAATTATCGCCGCCTCCTGACTAAGGTAGAAATTTTTTTAAACTTCTGTTCTCGATTCCCCTGTAACCTCAACAACGTGAACGGAGGGGAGATTCCTCCATTTGCCCGCGTAATCAAGACCGTAGCCTACAACAAACTCGTCGGGAATGGAAAATCCCCTGTAGGCCACATCCACATGAACCTTCCGCCGCTCCTCCTTGTCGAGGAGGGCGCACACCCTGACGCTTCCTGGCTGTCTTTCATGCATCAGCTTGACAAGATATGACAGAGTCAGTCCTGTGTCAACTATATCCTCGACGATGAGGACATTTTTGTCTTTAATGCTGCTGTCCAGGTCTTTGACGATCCTGACGATTCCGCTGGTCTTCGTGGAGTCACCGTAGGAGGAAACAGCCATAAAATCGAGGGAAACGTTCACCGTAGGCGGGATGTTCCGCACCAGGTCGGCCATGAATACGACCGCTCCCTTCAGAATGCCGACGACAACGAGCTCCTTCCCCTCGTAGTCCCTGGCGATCTGTTTTCCCAGATCGACGACTCTTTTTTCAATTTCCTCTTTCGGAATCAGGATGTCTGAAACCCTATAATCCATATTCTTTCCCCTTTTCAGCAGTGATATGAAGAACCCTTGACTGAATGCGGACAACCTCTTCCCCGGAGGGTATTACGCCGGCAGGTGAACGCCTTCCCCAGAAAGGAACCCACTCGAAGGAGCCGGAGCGCAGTACCGGAAAAATGTGCCGTCCCCACGGAAGTGCCCAGGTATCCCGGTGATTCTGCATTTCGGAAAGGGAGAAAAGCTGAATTTCGCCGGTACAGGGGAGAACAGCCTGCATCCAGCCGGCGGAAACTTCCGCCGGCTTTTCCCTCTTCCAGGAAAACTGCCAGTTATTCCATTCAAAAGTACCTTGGATGCCTTCAAGAGGCACGGTAATTCCTGAAGGATCCAATCCGTTAAGTATAACAGGGTCAACCCAGGTAACAAAGGGGAAACTGCTGAAAACGTACATACTGCTCTGCCATTGAAAACACCAGGGATCATCCTTATTCAGGAGCTCCGCGAGTTTTTCCGTTCTTTCCCTTGCGAGAGCTTTCAGTCCAAGCGCCCTCCCGGCACCGCGTAGAAAAACCGCTGTTGTTTCAGCGTCGAGACGTCTCAGGAACGGGAGCGGGCAGGCATAGGAACAAAAGGGCAGGGATACGGATGCGAGATTGAGCAGGGATTCCTGCATCTTTTCTTCCTGTCCGCGGAAGAAAGCCAGGTCACCTGCCGCTCCCAGGATATGTTTCCTGGCTGAACTGTTTATTTCCCGTTCAACAAGAGGAATGAGCATGTTTCTGATTCTGTTCCTCAGGTAGGCCGTATCCTCGTTGGTGGAGTCCTCCCTCCACGGTATGCCGTACAGGCGGAGAAGCTCCCGGAGGAATTCCCTGGAATATTTGAGGAGAGGACGGAAAACGGGTCCCCGTTTCTCGGGAATTCCGGAGAGTCCCCGAACGCCTGTACCGCG
Coding sequences:
- the tilS gene encoding tRNA lysidine(34) synthetase TilS; its protein translation is MGKMEIAPRPDIPFKYSLARLEKEFVRTGNAQGWMHTDTPLLLAVSGGSDSVAMLWLFSLFRNKNLVVAHLDHGIRGEEGKGDASFVASLSARFGVRCICESLPVPSLLQKGESLEDGARRIRYRFLEETAKEEGAWGIGVAHTSDDSAETFLHNLFRGTGVRGLSGIPEKRGPVFRPLLKYSREFLRELLRLYGIPWREDSTNEDTAYLRNRIRNMLIPLVEREINSSARKHILGAAGDLAFFRGQEEKMQESLLNLASVSLPFCSYACPLPFLRRLDAETTAVFLRGAGRALGLKALARERTEKLAELLNKDDPWCFQWQSSMYVFSSFPFVTWVDPVILNGLDPSGITVPLEGIQGTFEWNNWQFSWKREKPAEVSAGWMQAVLPCTGEIQLFSLSEMQNHRDTWALPWGRHIFPVLRSGSFEWVPFWGRRSPAGVIPSGEEVVRIQSRVLHITAEKGKEYGL
- the hpt gene encoding hypoxanthine phosphoribosyltransferase codes for the protein MDYRVSDILIPKEEIEKRVVDLGKQIARDYEGKELVVVGILKGAVVFMADLVRNIPPTVNVSLDFMAVSSYGDSTKTSGIVRIVKDLDSSIKDKNVLIVEDIVDTGLTLSYLVKLMHERQPGSVRVCALLDKEERRKVHVDVAYRGFSIPDEFVVGYGLDYAGKWRNLPSVHVVEVTGESRTEV